One Brassica napus cultivar Da-Ae chromosome C4, Da-Ae, whole genome shotgun sequence genomic region harbors:
- the LOC106396741 gene encoding uncharacterized protein LOC106396741 isoform X1, with translation MTGSAKSSLGFIIIAFFFSGYCGGESSTCLTVYKQGGAPAVFQSPKCPRWNWPSPSRSRTGDARCHAAALQGRRKYQEDRLLCALDLRIPFPGKSGTKDVLVGIAAVFDGHNGAEASDMASRLLLDYFALHINFLLDATFSSMTTTRKLLIGRLPSNADHPVIPLRDEIMHLYNLDANMQTRRDSLPLKFDDSLHLDIIKEALLRAIHDIDATFTKEASNRKLNSGSTATVALFADGQLMVASIGDSKALLCSEKFETPDEARATLVKLYRERRRNPDSSSPSRFSDFKLEHSNGRLRLIAKELTKDHHPNREDEKNRVEAAGGYVTEWAGVSRVNGQLAVSRAIGDLTFKSYGVISAPEVLDWQPLLANDSYLVVSSDGIFEKLKVQDVCDRLGEVNNQTSYGAGLPSYCSVSLADCLVNTAFDKGSMDNMAAVVVPLKSNLVSQLQRKEQSMGDNKYKINSALPSNTCALPLPDDVNSGPLQFKQAQPHATMFNRLLVEVKNRSFYCFYMSEHLIGTSLGQMDNMNDYMSDLPQVLPASVEPFSGWCLPSATAINENQDQCINPDSFATFLGLLESVPFHGFGANNGTEEISFPDSSYVLKKKFGRGAFGEVWLAFHWNFYQGSNASSWIQEDENTSKSGAHTNEYADNVTSSTSTDQYDANGPDNSFILKRIMVERGPTVYLSGLREKHFGELFLNAYSISGSSSSAQTSSPQSASSELDLSEEGLKHIARYIESFESRYNDIWLVFHHEGVSLSKLMYTVEEAENIPAGEKAEEASHGQILRPSNWWTWLKTTDSGKEEIRRIIWQLLLGLKACHDRNITHRDIKPENMVICLEDIKSGRCLKGAPKGDYNFKTKMRIIDFGSALDEFTMKHYYGSVGPSRAEQTHDYAPPEAIMNSSWHRGPTSLTLKYDMWSVGVVILEMILGSPNVFDISSVTRALLDQHIRGWSENFKELAYKLRSFMEMCILIPGSSLKHGGASSKQGGISLASWKCSEEFFGEQIKSRDPLKIGFPNVWALRLVRSLLQWYPEDRMNVDEALRHPYFQPPPSS, from the exons ATGACGGGCAGTGCCAAATCAAGTCTAGGGTTCATCATCATCGCCTTCTTCTTCTCGGGCTATTGCGGAGGGGAATCTTCCACGTGTTTGACGGTTTACAAACAAGGAGGAGCTCCCGCCGTGTTTCAATCCCCCAAATGTCCTCGTTGGAATTGGCCTTCTCCTTCTCGTTCCCGCACTGGAGATGCTCGTTGCCACGCGGCTGCCCTTCAAGGCCGCCGCAAATACCAAGAGGACCGTCTTCTTTGTGCTCTCGATCTTCGCATTCCCTTTCCCG GGAAGAGTGGAACGAAGGATGTTTTGGTTGGGATTGCAGCTGTCTTTGACGGCCATAATGGTGCAGAAGCCAGTGACATGGCCTCCAGACTTTTATTGGATTATTTTGCCTTGCATATCAACTTCCTCTTGGACGCTACCTTTTCTTCTATGACCACCACCAGGAAGCTGCTGATTGGAAGGTTACCAAGCAATGCAGATCACCCTGTTATTCCGCTTCGGGATGAAATCATGCATCTATACAACCTGGATGCTAATATGCA GACGAGAAGAGACTCATTGCCATTAAAGTTTGATGATTCTCTTCACTTGGATATAATAAAGGAAGCATTGCTGAGAGCCATCCATGACATTGATGCCACATTTACAAAG GAAGCATCTAACCGAAAGTTGAATTCAGGTTCTACGGCTACAGTTGCACTTTTCGCTGATGGTCAACTGATGGTTGCCAGTATCGGTGACTCTAAGGCTCTCTTGTGCTCCGAAAAGTTTGAGACTCCGGATGAAGCTAGAG CTACTTTAGTGAAGCTGTACAGGGAGCGAAGGCGCAATCCAGACTCTTCTTCCCCGTCACGGTTCTCTGACTTCAAACTGGAACATAGCAATGGGCGACTGCGTTTGATTGCCAAAGAATTGACAAAAGATCATCATCCAAATAGAGAAGATGAAAAAAATCGTGTTGAAGCTGCAGGAGGTTATGTCACCGAATGGGCCGGTGTGTCCCGAGTAAACGGTCAACTAGCTGTCTCCCGTGCAATTGGCGACCTTACTTTTAAAAG TTACGGTGTCATCTCTGCACCTGAGGTGTTGGACTGGCAGCCGCTACTGGCTAATGATAGCTACTTGGTAGTGTCATCTGATGGCATCTTTGAAAAGTTGAAGGTGCAAGATGTATGTGATCGTCTGGGGGAAGTAAACAATCAAACCAGCTATGGTGCAGGACTGCCTTCTTACTGCTCTGTTTCTTTGGCAGACTGCTTGGTCAATACTGCCTTTGACAAGGGAAGCATGGATAATATGGCTGCTGTTGTTGTTCCTCTAAAATCTAATCTGGTTTCTCAGCTCCAACGGAAGGAGCAGAGTATGGGTGACAACaaatataagattaattcaGCACTGCCGAGTAATACATGTGCACTGCCAT TACCTGATGATGTAAATTCGGGGCCATTGCAATTCAAGCAAGCTCAACCACATGCAACCATGTTCAATAGGTTACTG GTTGAAGTTAAAAACAGAAGTTTTTACTGCTTTTATATGTCAGAGCACCTTATTGGTACGTCTCTGGGACAAATGGACAATATGAATGATTACATGAGTGACTTGCCTCAGGTTCTACCTGCATCTGTTGAGCCATTCTCTG GCTGGTGTTTGCCTTCTGCGACGGCTATTAACGAGAATCAAGACCAGTGCATCAATCCTGATAGCTTTGCTACTTTCCTTGGGTTACTTGAATCTGTACCCTTCCATGGTTTTGGTGCTAATAACGGGACAGAGGAGATTTCATTTCCGGACTCGAG CTATGTCCTGAAGAAAAAATTTGGGCGTGGTGCATTTGGTGAGGTATGGTTGGCATTTCACTGGAATTTCTATCAAGGAAGTAACGCTTCTAGTTGGATCCAGGAAGATGAGAATACATCAAAAAGTGGTGCTCATACCAACGAATACGCTGATAACGTAACTAGCAGTACATCTACAGATCAGTATGATGCTAATGGTCCTGATAACTCCTTCATTTTGAAGCGTATAATG GTAGAGAGAGGACCAACTGTGTATTTAAGTGGTCTAAGGGAGAAACATTTTGGTGAATTGTTTCTAAATGCATACAGCATAAGTGGGAGTTCTTCTTCAGCGCAAACGTCAAGTCCTCAATCAGCGTCATCAGAATTGGATCTCTCTGAAGAGGGTTTGAAACATATTGCGAGATACATAGAATCTTTTGAATCTCGATATAATGATATATGGCTTGTGTTTCATCACGAGGGTGTGTCTTTATCAAAGCTGATGTACACTGTGGAAGAAGCAGAGAATATCCCTGCTGGTGAAAAGGCTGAAGAGGCAAGTCATGGTCAGATACTTCGTCCGTCAAACTGGTGGACCTGGTTGAAGACAACAGATTCAGGAAAAGAAGAAATCCGCAGAATAATATGGCAATTG TTGCTGGGTCTAAAGGCCTGCCATGATCGCAATATTACTCACAGAGATATAAAACCCG AGAATATGGTGATATGCCTTGAAGACATCAAGTCAGGCAGATGCTTAAAGGGTGCACCAAAAGGAGATTATAACTTCAAAACTAAAAT GCGCATCATCGACTTTGGCAGTGCACTTGATGAATTCACAATGAAACATTATTATGGTTCAGTAGGTCCTTCCag AGCAGAACAAACTCATGATTATGCACCGCCCGAAGCCATAATGAACAGCAGCTGGCACCGTGGGCCGACCAGTTTGACATTGAA ATACGATATGTGGAGTGTTGGGGTTGTGATATTAGAAATGATTTTAGGATCACCAAACGTTTTTGATATTAGTTCTGTTACACGTGCCCTTTTGGATCAACATATCAGAGGTTGGAGTGAAAACTTTAAAGAGCTTGCATACAA GCTTCGATCCTTTATGGAAATGTGCATCCTAATCCCAGGTAGCTCTTTAAAACATGGTGGCGCCAGCTCAAAGCAG GGTGGGATTTCGCTTGCGTCATGGAAATGCTCTGAAGAATTTTTTGGAGAACAGATAAAGAGTAGAGACCCTCTTAAAATTGG GTTTCCTAATGTTTGGGCTTTAAGGTTGGTGCGGAGTCTATTACAGTGGTACCCT GAGGACAGAATGAATGTTGATGAAGCTCTGCGGCACCCTTATTTCCAGCCTCCCCCGAGCTCCTGA
- the LOC106396878 gene encoding protein LIFEGUARD 2 isoform X1, whose protein sequence is MWNQKYDLESAQTPLYPMMMESPELRWSFIRKVYSIISIQLLVTIAVAATVVKVHPISVFFTTTSAGFALYILVIFTPLIVMCPLYYYHQKHPVNYLLLAIFTVSLAFAVGLTCAFTSGKVILEAVILTAVVVVSLTLYTFWAAKRGHDFNFLGPFLFGAVIVLMVFSFIQILFPLGKISVMIYGCLASIIFCGYIVYDTDNLIKRHSYDEYIWAAISLYLDVINLFLSLLTLLRAADS, encoded by the exons ATGTGGAACCAGAAGTATGATTTGGAGTCGGCTCAGACGCCTCTGTACCCGATGATGATGGAGAGCCCCGAGCTCCGATGGTCTTTCATCCGTAAGGTCTATTCCATCATCTCCATCCAGCTCCTCGTCACGATCGCCGTCGCCGCGACCGTGGTTAAAGTTCATCCGATATCCGTCTTCTTCACCACCACCAGCGCCGGCTTCGCCCTCTACATCCTTGTCATCTTCACTCCTTTGATTG TTATGTGTCCCTTGTATTACTACCACCAGAAGCATCCTGTCAACTATCTCTTACTCGCCATTTTCACCGTCTCTCTCGCCTTTGCTGTTGGCTTGACCTGCGCCTTTACCAGCG GAAAAGTCATCCTCGAGGCTGTGATTTTGACGGCTGTTGTGGTGGTTTCGCTCACTCTCTACACTTTCTGGGCTGCCAAGAGAGGCCATGACTTCAACTTCCTCGGTCCCTTCTTGTTCGGCGCTGTCATTGTCCTTATGGTCTTTTCCTTCATCCAG ATTCTCTTCCCTCTAGGAAAGATCTCGGTGATGATCTATGGTTGTTTGGCATCCATCATCTTTTGTGGCTACATTGTATATGACACTGACAACTTGATCAAGAGACACTCCTATGACGAGTACATTTGGGCTGCAATTTCGCTTTATTTGGACGTCATTAACCTCTTCCTATCTCTGCTCACTCTCTTGAGGGCTGCTGATAGTTAA
- the LOC106396878 gene encoding protein LIFEGUARD 2 isoform X2, with amino-acid sequence MWNQKYDLESAQTPLYPMMMESPELRWSFIRKVYSIISIQLLVTIAVAATVVKVHPISVFFTTTSAGFALYILVIFTPLIVMCPLYYYHQKHPVNYLLLAIFTVSLAFAVGLTCAFTSGKVILEAVILTAVVVVSLTLYTFWAAKRGHDFNFLGPFLFGAVIVLMILFPLGKISVMIYGCLASIIFCGYIVYDTDNLIKRHSYDEYIWAAISLYLDVINLFLSLLTLLRAADS; translated from the exons ATGTGGAACCAGAAGTATGATTTGGAGTCGGCTCAGACGCCTCTGTACCCGATGATGATGGAGAGCCCCGAGCTCCGATGGTCTTTCATCCGTAAGGTCTATTCCATCATCTCCATCCAGCTCCTCGTCACGATCGCCGTCGCCGCGACCGTGGTTAAAGTTCATCCGATATCCGTCTTCTTCACCACCACCAGCGCCGGCTTCGCCCTCTACATCCTTGTCATCTTCACTCCTTTGATTG TTATGTGTCCCTTGTATTACTACCACCAGAAGCATCCTGTCAACTATCTCTTACTCGCCATTTTCACCGTCTCTCTCGCCTTTGCTGTTGGCTTGACCTGCGCCTTTACCAGCG GAAAAGTCATCCTCGAGGCTGTGATTTTGACGGCTGTTGTGGTGGTTTCGCTCACTCTCTACACTTTCTGGGCTGCCAAGAGAGGCCATGACTTCAACTTCCTCGGTCCCTTCTTGTTCGGCGCTGTCATTGTCCTTATG ATTCTCTTCCCTCTAGGAAAGATCTCGGTGATGATCTATGGTTGTTTGGCATCCATCATCTTTTGTGGCTACATTGTATATGACACTGACAACTTGATCAAGAGACACTCCTATGACGAGTACATTTGGGCTGCAATTTCGCTTTATTTGGACGTCATTAACCTCTTCCTATCTCTGCTCACTCTCTTGAGGGCTGCTGATAGTTAA
- the LOC106396741 gene encoding uncharacterized protein LOC106396741 isoform X2, with protein sequence MTGSAKSSLGFIIIAFFFSGYCGGESSTCLTVYKQGGAPAVFQSPKCPRWNWPSPSRSRTGDARCHAAALQGRRKYQEDRLLCALDLRIPFPGKSGTKDVLVGIAAVFDGHNGAEASDMASRLLLDYFALHINFLLDATFSSMTTTRKLLIGRLPSNADHPVIPLRDEIMHLYNLDANMQTRRDSLPLKFDDSLHLDIIKEALLRAIHDIDATFTKEASNRKLNSGSTATVALFADGQLMVASIGDSKALLCSEKFETPDEARATLVKLYRERRRNPDSSSPSRFSDFKLEHSNGRLRLIAKELTKDHHPNREDEKNRVEAAGGYVTEWAGVSRVNGQLAVSRAIGDLTFKSYGVISAPEVLDWQPLLANDSYLVVSSDGIFEKLKVQDVCDRLGEVNNQTSYGAGLPSYCSVSLADCLVNTAFDKGSMDNMAAVVVPLKSNLVSQLQRKEQSMGDNKYKINSALPSNTCALPLPDDVNSGPLQFKQAQPHATMFNRLLVEVKNRSFYCFYMSEHLIGTSLGQMDNMNDYMSDLPQVLPASVEPFSGWCLPSATAINENQDQCINPDSFATFLGLLESVPFHGFGANNGTEEISFPDSSYVLKKKFGRGAFGEVWLAFHWNFYQGSNASSWIHTNEYADNVTSSTSTDQYDANGPDNSFILKRIMVERGPTVYLSGLREKHFGELFLNAYSISGSSSSAQTSSPQSASSELDLSEEGLKHIARYIESFESRYNDIWLVFHHEGVSLSKLMYTVEEAENIPAGEKAEEASHGQILRPSNWWTWLKTTDSGKEEIRRIIWQLLLGLKACHDRNITHRDIKPENMVICLEDIKSGRCLKGAPKGDYNFKTKMRIIDFGSALDEFTMKHYYGSVGPSRAEQTHDYAPPEAIMNSSWHRGPTSLTLKYDMWSVGVVILEMILGSPNVFDISSVTRALLDQHIRGWSENFKELAYKLRSFMEMCILIPGSSLKHGGASSKQGGISLASWKCSEEFFGEQIKSRDPLKIGFPNVWALRLVRSLLQWYPEDRMNVDEALRHPYFQPPPSS encoded by the exons ATGACGGGCAGTGCCAAATCAAGTCTAGGGTTCATCATCATCGCCTTCTTCTTCTCGGGCTATTGCGGAGGGGAATCTTCCACGTGTTTGACGGTTTACAAACAAGGAGGAGCTCCCGCCGTGTTTCAATCCCCCAAATGTCCTCGTTGGAATTGGCCTTCTCCTTCTCGTTCCCGCACTGGAGATGCTCGTTGCCACGCGGCTGCCCTTCAAGGCCGCCGCAAATACCAAGAGGACCGTCTTCTTTGTGCTCTCGATCTTCGCATTCCCTTTCCCG GGAAGAGTGGAACGAAGGATGTTTTGGTTGGGATTGCAGCTGTCTTTGACGGCCATAATGGTGCAGAAGCCAGTGACATGGCCTCCAGACTTTTATTGGATTATTTTGCCTTGCATATCAACTTCCTCTTGGACGCTACCTTTTCTTCTATGACCACCACCAGGAAGCTGCTGATTGGAAGGTTACCAAGCAATGCAGATCACCCTGTTATTCCGCTTCGGGATGAAATCATGCATCTATACAACCTGGATGCTAATATGCA GACGAGAAGAGACTCATTGCCATTAAAGTTTGATGATTCTCTTCACTTGGATATAATAAAGGAAGCATTGCTGAGAGCCATCCATGACATTGATGCCACATTTACAAAG GAAGCATCTAACCGAAAGTTGAATTCAGGTTCTACGGCTACAGTTGCACTTTTCGCTGATGGTCAACTGATGGTTGCCAGTATCGGTGACTCTAAGGCTCTCTTGTGCTCCGAAAAGTTTGAGACTCCGGATGAAGCTAGAG CTACTTTAGTGAAGCTGTACAGGGAGCGAAGGCGCAATCCAGACTCTTCTTCCCCGTCACGGTTCTCTGACTTCAAACTGGAACATAGCAATGGGCGACTGCGTTTGATTGCCAAAGAATTGACAAAAGATCATCATCCAAATAGAGAAGATGAAAAAAATCGTGTTGAAGCTGCAGGAGGTTATGTCACCGAATGGGCCGGTGTGTCCCGAGTAAACGGTCAACTAGCTGTCTCCCGTGCAATTGGCGACCTTACTTTTAAAAG TTACGGTGTCATCTCTGCACCTGAGGTGTTGGACTGGCAGCCGCTACTGGCTAATGATAGCTACTTGGTAGTGTCATCTGATGGCATCTTTGAAAAGTTGAAGGTGCAAGATGTATGTGATCGTCTGGGGGAAGTAAACAATCAAACCAGCTATGGTGCAGGACTGCCTTCTTACTGCTCTGTTTCTTTGGCAGACTGCTTGGTCAATACTGCCTTTGACAAGGGAAGCATGGATAATATGGCTGCTGTTGTTGTTCCTCTAAAATCTAATCTGGTTTCTCAGCTCCAACGGAAGGAGCAGAGTATGGGTGACAACaaatataagattaattcaGCACTGCCGAGTAATACATGTGCACTGCCAT TACCTGATGATGTAAATTCGGGGCCATTGCAATTCAAGCAAGCTCAACCACATGCAACCATGTTCAATAGGTTACTG GTTGAAGTTAAAAACAGAAGTTTTTACTGCTTTTATATGTCAGAGCACCTTATTGGTACGTCTCTGGGACAAATGGACAATATGAATGATTACATGAGTGACTTGCCTCAGGTTCTACCTGCATCTGTTGAGCCATTCTCTG GCTGGTGTTTGCCTTCTGCGACGGCTATTAACGAGAATCAAGACCAGTGCATCAATCCTGATAGCTTTGCTACTTTCCTTGGGTTACTTGAATCTGTACCCTTCCATGGTTTTGGTGCTAATAACGGGACAGAGGAGATTTCATTTCCGGACTCGAG CTATGTCCTGAAGAAAAAATTTGGGCGTGGTGCATTTGGTGAGGTATGGTTGGCATTTCACTGGAATTTCTATCAAGGAAGTAACGCTTCTAGTTGGAT TCATACCAACGAATACGCTGATAACGTAACTAGCAGTACATCTACAGATCAGTATGATGCTAATGGTCCTGATAACTCCTTCATTTTGAAGCGTATAATG GTAGAGAGAGGACCAACTGTGTATTTAAGTGGTCTAAGGGAGAAACATTTTGGTGAATTGTTTCTAAATGCATACAGCATAAGTGGGAGTTCTTCTTCAGCGCAAACGTCAAGTCCTCAATCAGCGTCATCAGAATTGGATCTCTCTGAAGAGGGTTTGAAACATATTGCGAGATACATAGAATCTTTTGAATCTCGATATAATGATATATGGCTTGTGTTTCATCACGAGGGTGTGTCTTTATCAAAGCTGATGTACACTGTGGAAGAAGCAGAGAATATCCCTGCTGGTGAAAAGGCTGAAGAGGCAAGTCATGGTCAGATACTTCGTCCGTCAAACTGGTGGACCTGGTTGAAGACAACAGATTCAGGAAAAGAAGAAATCCGCAGAATAATATGGCAATTG TTGCTGGGTCTAAAGGCCTGCCATGATCGCAATATTACTCACAGAGATATAAAACCCG AGAATATGGTGATATGCCTTGAAGACATCAAGTCAGGCAGATGCTTAAAGGGTGCACCAAAAGGAGATTATAACTTCAAAACTAAAAT GCGCATCATCGACTTTGGCAGTGCACTTGATGAATTCACAATGAAACATTATTATGGTTCAGTAGGTCCTTCCag AGCAGAACAAACTCATGATTATGCACCGCCCGAAGCCATAATGAACAGCAGCTGGCACCGTGGGCCGACCAGTTTGACATTGAA ATACGATATGTGGAGTGTTGGGGTTGTGATATTAGAAATGATTTTAGGATCACCAAACGTTTTTGATATTAGTTCTGTTACACGTGCCCTTTTGGATCAACATATCAGAGGTTGGAGTGAAAACTTTAAAGAGCTTGCATACAA GCTTCGATCCTTTATGGAAATGTGCATCCTAATCCCAGGTAGCTCTTTAAAACATGGTGGCGCCAGCTCAAAGCAG GGTGGGATTTCGCTTGCGTCATGGAAATGCTCTGAAGAATTTTTTGGAGAACAGATAAAGAGTAGAGACCCTCTTAAAATTGG GTTTCCTAATGTTTGGGCTTTAAGGTTGGTGCGGAGTCTATTACAGTGGTACCCT GAGGACAGAATGAATGTTGATGAAGCTCTGCGGCACCCTTATTTCCAGCCTCCCCCGAGCTCCTGA